A window of the Paraburkholderia sp. ZP32-5 genome harbors these coding sequences:
- a CDS encoding metallophosphoesterase: MASVLDNFVQQHAANESGRDFVVGDLHGCVDALRYLLCQIAFDPARDRLFSVGDLVDRGEQSEEALALLMKPWFFAVLGNHEDTLCAVADGRLRRQWWYGIGGAWAASVPDERLRHYAEHLRPLPLVRVVGSGKERFNVLHAEFFGSDAELDAGNFSAETRQQLLWGRELALGNGDPLRQRGLSLTYCGHTPVRDITQIGSQVFIDTGAFGPGGKLTIVQPQALRRWSISVEEARAEGAAALALP, from the coding sequence ATGGCTTCCGTACTCGACAACTTCGTTCAGCAGCATGCGGCCAATGAGAGCGGCCGCGATTTCGTGGTCGGCGATCTGCACGGCTGCGTCGATGCGCTGCGTTATCTGCTGTGCCAGATTGCTTTCGATCCGGCACGGGACCGGCTGTTTTCGGTCGGCGATCTGGTCGATCGCGGCGAACAGTCGGAAGAGGCGCTCGCGCTGCTGATGAAGCCCTGGTTCTTCGCTGTGCTCGGCAATCACGAGGACACGCTATGCGCGGTTGCCGACGGCCGCTTGCGGCGCCAGTGGTGGTATGGCATCGGCGGCGCGTGGGCGGCCAGCGTGCCCGACGAACGCTTGCGGCACTACGCGGAGCATCTGCGGCCGCTGCCGCTCGTGCGCGTGGTCGGCAGCGGCAAGGAGCGCTTCAACGTGCTTCATGCCGAATTCTTCGGCTCCGACGCCGAACTCGATGCCGGCAATTTTTCGGCGGAAACGCGCCAGCAATTGCTGTGGGGTCGCGAACTCGCGCTCGGTAACGGCGATCCGCTGCGGCAACGCGGGCTCTCGCTGACCTACTGCGGCCATACGCCGGTGCGCGACATCACGCAGATCGGCTCGCAGGTGTTCATCGATACCGGCGCATTCGGGCCCGGCGGCAAGCTGACGATCGTGCAGCCGCAGGCGCTGCGTCGCTGGTCGATCTCGGTCGAGGAAGCGCGCGCGGAAGGGGCGGCGGCGCTCGCATTGCCCTGA
- a CDS encoding tautomerase family protein — translation MPLTRISLRAGKPTEYRQALTAGIQRSLVGTFNVPADDMFMLITEHTPDNMIYDRQYQNIERGDDFVVIQLTVSNTRTVEQKKALYRRIVDELGKSPGVRPEDVFINLVEVEKENWSFGHGIAQYAT, via the coding sequence ATGCCGCTCACCCGAATTTCATTGCGCGCCGGCAAGCCGACCGAATATCGCCAGGCGCTGACAGCCGGCATCCAGCGCTCGCTCGTGGGCACCTTCAATGTGCCGGCGGACGACATGTTCATGCTGATCACCGAGCACACGCCCGACAACATGATTTACGACCGGCAGTATCAGAACATCGAGCGCGGCGACGATTTCGTCGTGATCCAGTTGACCGTGAGCAATACGCGCACGGTGGAGCAGAAGAAGGCGTTGTACCGGCGCATCGTCGATGAACTCGGCAAGTCGCCAGGCGTGCGTCCGGAGGACGTGTTCATCAATCTCGTCGAGGTCGAGAAGGAGAACTGGTC
- a CDS encoding MbcA/ParS/Xre antitoxin family protein has product MSAAGLRAFFNIARDWDLNADEQIVLLGSPGRSTFFKWKASPQTARLGRDTLERLSLLLGIYKALQILLPQPNSADNWIKRPNSAPPFGGRRALDRMLAGNISDLVAVRQYLDAMRGGWA; this is encoded by the coding sequence ATGTCCGCGGCGGGTCTGCGCGCATTCTTCAACATCGCGCGCGACTGGGACTTGAACGCCGACGAGCAGATCGTGCTGCTCGGCTCGCCGGGCCGCTCCACCTTTTTCAAATGGAAGGCGTCGCCGCAAACGGCGCGTCTCGGCCGCGACACGCTGGAACGGCTGTCGCTACTGCTTGGCATCTACAAGGCGCTGCAGATCCTGCTGCCGCAACCCAACTCCGCCGATAACTGGATCAAGCGCCCCAACAGCGCGCCGCCGTTCGGCGGCCGCCGCGCGCTGGACCGCATGCTGGCGGGCAACATCAGCGATCTCGTGGCCGTGCGCCAGTATCTCGACGCGATGCGAGGCGGCTGGGCGTGA
- a CDS encoding LysR family transcriptional regulator: MKVLDLDAVRAFVLVADLRSFTRAADALDTTQSAVSLKLKRLEAHLRKQLLERTPRVVRLSADGNAFLGAARELLNAHERALGALSVERRRLVLGLSEYVAGPDLPQLLGRLNAHDPGLVIELHMGSSATLLAQFDERRLDAAIVRYGVDEPPRGDAQELFSEPLGWLATPAWLPRVGEPLPLALLTAPCNVREVALRTLTAAGIAWQEVFVGGGMAAVGAAVAAGLAVSPLARRVAPRGLIDVGERLGLPALPESRVTLHSRVREPRSAETLRLLANGLAAG; the protein is encoded by the coding sequence ATGAAAGTGCTCGATCTCGATGCGGTGCGGGCGTTCGTGCTCGTCGCCGATCTGCGTAGTTTCACGCGCGCCGCGGACGCGCTCGACACCACCCAGTCGGCGGTGAGCCTGAAACTGAAGCGGCTGGAAGCGCACCTGCGCAAGCAGTTGCTCGAACGCACGCCGCGCGTCGTGCGTCTGTCCGCCGACGGCAACGCGTTTCTCGGCGCGGCGCGCGAGCTGCTGAACGCGCACGAGCGCGCCCTGGGCGCGCTATCGGTGGAACGGCGGCGGCTCGTGCTCGGGCTCAGCGAGTATGTCGCCGGGCCCGACCTGCCGCAGTTGCTCGGCCGGCTCAATGCACACGATCCGGGTCTCGTGATCGAGCTGCATATGGGCTCGTCGGCGACGCTGCTCGCGCAGTTCGACGAACGGCGGCTCGATGCGGCGATCGTCCGCTATGGCGTCGATGAGCCGCCGCGAGGCGACGCGCAGGAGTTGTTCAGCGAGCCGCTCGGCTGGCTTGCGACGCCCGCATGGCTGCCGCGAGTCGGTGAGCCGCTGCCGCTCGCGCTGCTGACTGCGCCGTGCAACGTGCGCGAGGTGGCGCTGCGCACGCTGACGGCGGCGGGAATTGCGTGGCAGGAGGTGTTTGTCGGCGGGGGCATGGCGGCGGTCGGCGCGGCGGTGGCGGCGGGACTCGCCGTTTCGCCGCTCGCGCGCCGGGTCGCGCCGCGCGGGCTGATCGACGTCGGCGAGCGGCTTGGCTTGCCGGCGCTGCCGGAATCGCGCGTGACGCTGCACTCGCGCGTGCGCGAGCCGCGCTCGGCGGAGACGTTGCGGTTGCTGGCGAATGGTTTGGCGGCGGGGTGA
- a CDS encoding RES family NAD+ phosphorylase produces MTQPQWQDRWTSAALDWSPAYRVIPTRFPAVNLFDRVASAEDFDALYALEAMTNDRLRTEIGELDLVPREERRFGSGYGPIMAALTHLNPLGSRFSDGTYGVFYCARSRATAIAETRYHTGKFLAATAEPPTRQQMRLYTVAAQGNVVDLRSDTALDSTVLSPHDYLAGQSLGRAVREAGAPGIVYPSVRDSTGECLAAFRTTLLRDCHHAAYLEYNWNGSSVDIVFELNQVG; encoded by the coding sequence GTGACACAACCGCAATGGCAGGACCGCTGGACCAGCGCCGCGCTCGACTGGTCGCCCGCGTATCGCGTCATCCCCACGCGCTTTCCGGCCGTCAATCTGTTCGACCGGGTCGCTTCCGCGGAAGATTTCGACGCGCTCTACGCGCTCGAAGCGATGACCAACGACCGCCTGCGTACCGAAATCGGCGAACTCGATCTGGTGCCGCGCGAAGAGCGCCGCTTCGGCTCCGGCTATGGGCCGATCATGGCCGCGCTCACGCATCTGAATCCGCTCGGCAGCCGCTTTTCCGACGGCACGTACGGGGTGTTCTATTGCGCACGCTCGCGCGCCACCGCGATCGCCGAAACGCGCTATCACACCGGCAAGTTTCTGGCGGCAACCGCCGAGCCGCCGACGCGTCAGCAGATGCGTCTGTACACCGTCGCCGCGCAAGGCAACGTGGTCGATCTGCGCAGCGATACCGCGCTCGATTCCACTGTGCTGTCGCCGCACGACTATCTGGCCGGACAGTCGCTCGGGCGCGCGGTGCGCGAAGCCGGGGCGCCGGGCATCGTCTATCCGTCGGTGCGCGACAGCACCGGCGAATGCCTCGCCGCGTTTCGCACGACGCTGCTGCGCGATTGCCATCATGCGGCGTATCTGGAATACAACTGGAACGGTTCGAGCGTCGATATCGTGTTCGAACTCAATCAGGTGGGCTGA
- a CDS encoding cytochrome c: protein MSKHTSRAQPAPALMQARLRRRWGGAALAAAFSLFALSIAWHESHAPSQQSTDELPITQARADDAAQSPDAMLAGPAANGDLVKRGEYLTRAADCAACHTADKSRPFAGGLPISTPFGTIVTPNITPDPDTGIGQWTDVDFLRAMHEGIGKSGERLYPAFPYTAYTRVTDRDVLAIRAYLNTLTPVHYTPPANSLKFPFNQRWLMVFWNMFNFDEGRFVPDPKQSAEWNRGAYLVEGLAHCEECHTPRNFMQGLKSSARFSGAVQAGWHAFNITPDKTSGVGDWRRDELVSYLSTGAAPGRANAAGPMGEVVANSTQYLTPVDLRSIVVYLRSVPPVSGGETRPRHQWGNPAGDVTALRGTTITGVNGAQLFVANCASCHNWTGEGVGASAPGAYPSLIHNSTVGANDANNLAMVILHGVSRTTAQADVLMPAFGGHLDDEQVAAITNYVTKQFGNPQATITAGQVGKLRTLQ from the coding sequence ATGTCGAAGCACACTTCTCGCGCGCAGCCGGCCCCTGCGCTGATGCAGGCGAGGCTGCGCCGCCGCTGGGGAGGCGCGGCGCTCGCGGCGGCGTTTTCATTGTTCGCGCTATCGATTGCATGGCACGAATCGCACGCGCCGAGCCAGCAATCGACCGACGAACTGCCGATCACGCAGGCTCGCGCCGACGACGCCGCGCAATCGCCCGACGCGATGCTGGCCGGTCCGGCCGCGAACGGCGATCTGGTCAAGCGCGGCGAATACCTGACGCGCGCCGCCGACTGCGCGGCCTGCCACACCGCGGACAAATCGCGCCCGTTCGCGGGCGGCCTGCCGATCAGCACGCCGTTCGGCACGATCGTCACGCCGAACATCACGCCCGATCCGGACACCGGCATCGGCCAATGGACCGATGTCGATTTCCTGCGCGCAATGCACGAAGGCATCGGCAAGAGCGGCGAGCGGCTGTATCCGGCGTTCCCGTACACCGCATACACGCGCGTAACCGATCGGGACGTGCTGGCGATTCGCGCGTACCTGAACACGCTGACGCCGGTTCATTACACGCCGCCCGCCAATAGCCTCAAGTTCCCGTTCAACCAGCGCTGGCTGATGGTGTTCTGGAACATGTTCAATTTCGACGAGGGCCGCTTCGTGCCTGATCCGAAGCAGAGCGCCGAATGGAATCGCGGCGCGTATCTGGTCGAAGGGCTCGCGCATTGCGAGGAATGCCATACGCCGCGCAATTTCATGCAGGGCTTGAAGTCGAGCGCGCGATTTTCCGGCGCGGTGCAGGCCGGCTGGCATGCGTTCAACATCACGCCGGACAAGACGAGCGGCGTCGGCGATTGGCGCCGTGACGAACTCGTGTCGTATCTGTCGACGGGCGCAGCTCCTGGCCGCGCGAATGCGGCCGGGCCGATGGGCGAGGTGGTGGCGAACAGTACGCAGTATCTGACGCCGGTGGATCTGCGTTCGATCGTCGTGTATCTGCGCTCGGTGCCGCCCGTGAGCGGCGGCGAAACGCGTCCACGTCATCAATGGGGCAACCCGGCCGGCGACGTCACCGCGTTGCGCGGCACCACGATCACCGGCGTGAACGGCGCGCAACTGTTCGTCGCCAACTGCGCGAGCTGCCATAACTGGACCGGTGAGGGTGTCGGCGCCAGCGCGCCGGGCGCGTATCCGTCGCTGATCCATAACTCGACGGTCGGCGCGAACGACGCGAACAATCTCGCGATGGTGATCCTGCACGGCGTGTCGCGCACCACCGCGCAGGCGGACGTGCTGATGCCGGCGTTCGGCGGCCATCTCGATGACGAACAGGTCGCGGCGATCACCAACTACGTGACGAAGCAATTCGGCAATCCGCAAGCGACGATCACGGCGGGGCAGGTTGGGAAGCTGCGCACGCTGCAATAG